ATTTTCTGCAGTTTTGATTCATCCACACTTTGTTTGTCTAAAATCTGGTTGATCATTGTTTCAAAGCCTTTAGGATGATCGTTCATCGGGAAATCTTGCTTGACCATAGAAATTTCTAATATGCTACTTAAAAATTTCAGTAACGGTGAGTCGCTTATCTTGAATGGCCGCTCTGTTTCACTGATTACGATGCGCGCTACGTAAATGTCGCAAATGCGAATGTTGTAAAACAGAATTCGATATCCCCACATTTCTGCAGAAAACAATGTCGGTTCCGTAGCGTCTATTGTACTGATAAATTCCGGATTAAACTTTAGTTCATCAATTTCTTCTGGACTTAAATATTTATTGGTGTCTTCCTCTGAATACAGCATCAGATTTCTCGATTTTTTTCTCTCGCAGAAAAAAATGTTTCGAAGTCCCGGCGTATATATTCCAATCGGGTTGTTTATAAATGGAAGTGCAGATTCACCAAGCTCTTTCAGCGGAGCGTTATTGGTTAACAACTCTAAAAGCTTTTTCTCCCAATTTGAAAACAGGTTGAACGTATCCTGCAGCTTTTCCATTATTTCTAGTGGATTAAGTTCTGGGGTTACAAAAATAATATCCATGTTTTTGTTAAATTCTATATTTTTATCATATCCCAAACAAATATATGCCCCACCCTGCTCAGAATTTCGAAGTGCGATTAACTCATCTAATTTAATCAAAGTCAAATCGGAAGATTGCCGCGTTTTATCCTTACGGTAAACTGTCACACGTTTCAGGTTGCAATCAACAGGATTGGAATTCAAAAAACTTGTGATTATAGGAAATGATACGTAGTCTTTGATAATATATGCATTTAATTTCATAAGCACCTCTAATTCATACATTTTGTATAAATTATTCTTCAAAAAATGTATATTCTGTAAATAGAATTACAAATTTCTATTTGTTATAATATAATTATATCAAATAATTGATAAATTACAACGATTTCTGTCGGTTCTTTTGTTACTTATATGATAATAAAAAATGTATAAATTAAGTCAGGAGAATGAGAAATTATGGTATATCTTTTCAATTAACACAACACATATATATCATGATTAGGGTCAATTAAATGCTGTGAACAGCTGAGGATATTACATTTCTCTAATGTAAATGTTTAATGAGACTTTTTTCGTGGTAGGATGATAAACATATCATATCCAAAAATATTGTAAAAGCACCAATATGGTTTTATGACTCTCGATGCTTTATTTTTATTAACTATGTATATAATATGGGTGATATGGTTGTGATATCTATTGTAAGTAATAAAAATGATAATTTAGTCAATGATATTGCAATTGTCAACGATTACTATATGTTGGTATGCTATTTGATTGTTATGGGCGTCGTATTGGGATTAGAAGTAGTGCCGTAATTGGATTTATTAAAAGTGGAAAAAGTTTGCATGAAAAGCATAAGGTACAAATCAAAGAAATTAGAAGTGTTGTAGTATTAATTGATATAATTGTAACTTAAAATAAATGTTTAAAGGGGTGTATATTTATGATAATAATTGGTGAAAAAATTAATGGAGCAATTCCTTCCACGGGTAAAGCCATTGCAGCAAAGGATGCAGAATTCATAAGAAATCTTGCAATAAAGCAAACAGAAGCAGGTGCAGATTTTATTGATGTTTGTGCTTCAGTAGATGATGACATTGAACTGGAAACAATGAAATGGCTTATAGACATTGTACAGGATGCAACCGATGTGCCAATCGCAGTTGACAGTCCTAATGCCCACACATGTGTAGAAGCCATGAAATACTGTAAGAAACCGGGTCTTTTCAATTCTGTGTCAATGGAAGGGGACAAGATTGACGTAGCATTCCCTGCAATTGCTGATACAAAATGGCAGTGTGTTGCGCTCTTGAACAGCGACAAAGGAATTCCAAAGACTGCTAAAGACCGTTTGGATGTATTTGCAGATTTAATGGCAAAAGCAAAAGAATATAATATAGATCCGTCTAGGATGCATATTGATCCCTTGATTGAAATGCTGTGTACATCAGAAGAAGGGATTACTATGGTAACCGAAGTTATGAAGAAAATCAAAGAATTGTATCCTACGATTCATGTTGTTGGAGCTGTTAGTAATATCTCCTTTAATATTCCAGCCAGAAAAATTGTCAATCAGGCATTTGCAGTATTGGCTATGAATGCAGGAATGGACAGCTTTATTCTTGATCCATTAAATCAGGATTTGGTAGGAATGTTGTTTGCAACAGAAGCACTATTAGGTGAGGACGAGTACTGTATGGAATATATTAGAGCATATAGAGAAGGAATATTTGGTAAAAAGAAATAATTATATAAAAGAAATAATTATATAAAATAATAGAGAGAAATAACTATATAAAACAATAGGGAGGAAAAGATAATGTCTAAAATTGAAGAAGTAAAAGTTAATTTAGAGGCAGGTAAAACTAAACTTATTAAAGGATTGGTGCAGGAAGCACTAGATGAGGGAAGCAAAGCAGAAGATATACTTCAAGCTATGATTGATTCAATGGGTGTTGTAGGTGATAAGTTCTCCACAGGAGAAATATTCGTACCTGAAATGCTAATAGCAGCAAAAGCAATGTCAAGAGGTGTAGAA
The genomic region above belongs to Clostridium sp. AWRP and contains:
- a CDS encoding helix-turn-helix domain-containing protein; the protein is MKLNAYIIKDYVSFPIITSFLNSNPVDCNLKRVTVYRKDKTRQSSDLTLIKLDELIALRNSEQGGAYICLGYDKNIEFNKNMDIIFVTPELNPLEIMEKLQDTFNLFSNWEKKLLELLTNNAPLKELGESALPFINNPIGIYTPGLRNIFFCERKKSRNLMLYSEEDTNKYLSPEEIDELKFNPEFISTIDATEPTLFSAEMWGYRILFYNIRICDIYVARIVISETERPFKISDSPLLKFLSSILEISMVKQDFPMNDHPKGFETMINQILDKQSVDESKLQKILQYRNWNITDCYFCIAVEVSRYDQVIHTVSTIGSILEANIPGSVALEQKDYILTIVNLNAATKTREELLSVLVYILRDGLLKAGISEEFHNFKNLDEYYLQACDAIRIGSIYDETIWCYRYEHYALKRLILRAAAESNIEALCPQGLLRLMDYDKKHKREYTKTLKIYLQNNLSIAKTIRHLYVQRATFLYQLKRILKISELDLDDPKVKLHLLIVFEIMEERSLILNVKEHPFKI
- a CDS encoding methyltetrahydrofolate cobalamin methyltransferase; this translates as MIIIGEKINGAIPSTGKAIAAKDAEFIRNLAIKQTEAGADFIDVCASVDDDIELETMKWLIDIVQDATDVPIAVDSPNAHTCVEAMKYCKKPGLFNSVSMEGDKIDVAFPAIADTKWQCVALLNSDKGIPKTAKDRLDVFADLMAKAKEYNIDPSRMHIDPLIEMLCTSEEGITMVTEVMKKIKELYPTIHVVGAVSNISFNIPARKIVNQAFAVLAMNAGMDSFILDPLNQDLVGMLFATEALLGEDEYCMEYIRAYREGIFGKKK